The genomic stretch TATTAAGTATGGTACCTTTAGGTATAGTTATTTCAATTTCGAATTCTCTGCTATTTCCCCATTCCGGAAGTAGAGCGGTCTCTATTTTTGAATCAATTCTTGTTTGAGCAGGTGTAGTAGTCGCGAAAGCACCAAGTTCTTTAGCTCTACCACCAAAAGTTCTATATAATTTTATCTCTTCAGTTGTCATTACTGTTTTATATTCACTATCAGTAAATGTTTCTGCAATACTTTTTGGAAGTTTTTGTAGATTAATCTCAGTTACACTATTGTTGATAGCAGTTTTGTATATTTTAGGGTTATCTTTAACAACTGTTCCACCATAATTAGATAGTTAATCTAATAATTTTTGTGTATTAGTCACCCCATCTTCAACTTTACCAACAGTCGAAGCAACTTCGCTGGTTTCTGCGAGTTTAGTGAGGGCGCTGGCTTCGTCGACGTATTTGAGTTTGCCAACGGCAGCAGGACCGACAAAAGTGGCGACATCGAAGAGGTAGCCACCGATTTTATAGTCATCCCCTGTTTTAATAGCGGATGCCAAGTCGCTTCCTACTTTTTCACCAGTTTTAGCAACAGCATTCCAAGCATCCGCATCAAGAGCTATTAGTCTAGTGCCAAACTCACTGGCAGCCATCACATTGTTCCAGGCACCAGTCACATCGTCTTTAAGCCATTGAGGTGTTTTTTGCTTAAATAAGGTATTTCCACCCCATTCAATTCCTTCGAAAGCTAGTTGGCCAAGCTGAGCAGCGCCAAGGGCTAGTTGGTCAATGGTTTCACAAACACCATCGACAAAACCTAAGGCTGTCAGAGCTACCGATTTGTCAAGTTGTCCACCAAAAAAGTCCCAGTTTTGTTTTTCTAGTGTTTTTCGAGCACCTTCAAAGAAATTGGCGTCTAAGTCTGCTTGGCTTTGTAACCAGGCCACCACGGGATGCTGTTTAGCCCACTCTTTTCTGGCTTTTTGCTCAGCTTGTTGTTTAGCTAGTTTTTCTTGTTTGGTGAGTTGTTTGTCAATGCCTTTGGCAAAATTGACATTACTAAAAGGAGTAGGAGAAATCAGCAGGTTTTATAGAAAGAGACGCAAAATGCGTCTCAAAGTTTAATAAAAATAAGAAATTTAGTTTATTTTAAAGGTGATGTGTAATTCTCAGGAAGTTTACCATACGACGCAATGTATTTTTCCTCAGCTATCGGAATGAGATGTTTTAATTCTTCAAGTGAAAAAATCTCTCTACTGTTCGGATTTGATATTAAGGTCATAGGATGTTTCTTTATTTTTTCTTTCCTGTGTTTTACTTTCTCTTCCTCAGTTGGTGGCCAAGCATCGTTTTGCAACTTAAAGTGAATTTCAGAAGGAGTCTTTTGACCACTATCAAGCAGTTGAAAAAGTTCATCTGATAATTCATAGACGACGAGTTGGGGAGCAATACCTCCCTCTTCTGTGACAAAATAATACTGTCCGTTATGACGCCAAATAGTTTGATCGTATCCTTTAATTTCTTCGAACTGACTAACATCTTCCCATCTTAATTGGCTATGTTCCATGTAATATCTCCTTCTTTAATACTAATATTTTTCATTACGCCTTCAAGCATATCACCTGGATAAGTTCGTCCTCCTGGACGCCACCAGCTATTTGCTCCATCTTCGTTTCCGCTTGGTATAGAAATTCCCTTTTGAGCCACAGTTTCTGATGAAGCATCTAAACGATAGAGCGGTTGATTTCCAAGATAGCCATCATCAAAACCTAAAATAACTTCATAACGTCGGTTGTCTCCATTAGCAACTTCTTGAATAATGTCTGCGTGTTCTTGGGGTAGCCAAAAGCTATTTCCATCTTTCCCACCGATAATTCCATCTTGGTAGGAGGTGCTAGGTTCAAAAACTTGAAATCTACTAGCTCCATTACTAAATTGCTGTTTATGTTGAGCAATTGAATCTGCAGTTAAATAATCCTCCACAGGTTGTCTATTTCCCTTAGCATCAGATAAAATTTCCTCCGCACTCCAACCATCTTGATATTTCACTTTCGGAGCTTTTTCAGCTATTTCCAATAGTTTGACTCGACCTTCAGGTTCTATTCCCGCCTCAGCATACTTGTTCCATTGGGCATACTTTTGAGCATCTTCGGCAGACATTAATTTTTCGAATGATAAACTCACCCCATCTTCAACTTTACCAACGGTTGAGGCGATTTCCTCGGTTTTTGTGAATTTAGCGAGGTTGCTTGCTTCGTCGACGTATTTGAGTTTGCCAACGGCAGCAGGACCGACAAAAGTGGCGACATCGAAGAGGTAGCCACCGATTTTATAGTCATCCCCTGTTTTAATAGCGGATGCCAAGTCGCTTCCTACTTTTTCACCAGTTTTGGCAACAGCATTCCAAGCATCTGCATCAAGAGCTATTAGTCTAGTGCCAAACTCACTGGCAGCCATCACATTGTTCCAAGCACCAGTCACATCATCTTTAATCCATTGAGGTGTTTTTTGCTTAAATAAGGTATTTCCACCCCATTCAATTCCTTCGAAAGCTAATTGGCCAAGTTGAGCAGCGCCAAGGGCTAGTTGGTCAATGGTTTCACAAACACCATCGACAAAACCTAAGGCTGTCAGAGCTACCGATTTGTCAAGTTGTCCACCAAAAAAGTCCCAGTTTTGTTTTTCTAATGTTTTACGAGTTCCTTCAAAGAAATTGGCGTCTAAGTCTGCTTGGCTTTGTAACCAGGCCACCACGGGATGCTGCTTAGCCCATTCTTTTCGGGCTTTTTGCTCAGCTTGTTCTTTAGCTAGTTTTTCTTGTTCTGTGAGTTGTTTATCGACAGACTTGATGCCTTTAGCGAAATTGACATCGCTAATAAAACTAAGGTACTGGCTGTCGGTGTATGGCAAATCAGTAGTTTGGCTAACTTGATTAACTTCTGTGTCAATGGCAGCAAGTAAGTCAGCAGAAGTAGGTGCAGTTCCACTACTATCAAAACTTGTGACTTTATCAATCGTCGTGCTTAAGAGCTGGCTTGCGGTGTCGCTGTCTGCATCGTAGTTACTCTGTGGCCCTGATAGTGAGATTAAATCACTGATACTAGCATAGATGCTAGAAATATTTTCCTCT from Streptococcus ruminicola encodes the following:
- a CDS encoding T7SS effector LXG polymorphic toxin, which gives rise to MGFHVDLEELHKAANKLNQEASRIETQLTDAKNSVNKIITSEALQGKTGQAIYQQLNNVDAAVLVGLADTSKVLASEFSSLLSSFHSSIGETSNSAVLDEDYLNQLKDNLNNFKNQHGAQEENISSIYASISDLISLSGPQSNYDADSDTASQLLSTTIDKVTSFDSSGTAPTSADLLAAIDTEVNQVSQTTDLPYTDSQYLSFISDVNFAKGIKSVDKQLTEQEKLAKEQAEQKARKEWAKQHPVVAWLQSQADLDANFFEGTRKTLEKQNWDFFGGQLDKSVALTALGFVDGVCETIDQLALGAAQLGQLAFEGIEWGGNTLFKQKTPQWIKDDVTGAWNNVMAASEFGTRLIALDADAWNAVAKTGEKVGSDLASAIKTGDDYKIGGYLFDVATFVGPAAVGKLKYVDEASNLAKFTKTEEIASTVGKVEDGVSLSFEKLMSAEDAQKYAQWNKYAEAGIEPEGRVKLLEIAEKAPKVKYQDGWSAEEILSDAKGNRQPVEDYLTADSIAQHKQQFSNGASRFQVFEPSTSYQDGIIGGKDGNSFWLPQEHADIIQEVANGDNRRYEVILGFDDGYLGNQPLYRLDASSETVAQKGISIPSGNEDGANSWWRPGGRTYPGDMLEGVMKNISIKEGDITWNIAN